Proteins encoded in a region of the Roseateles sp. SL47 genome:
- the miaB gene encoding tRNA (N6-isopentenyl adenosine(37)-C2)-methylthiotransferase MiaB, whose product MTKKVFIKTFGCQMNEYDSDKMADVLRAAEGYEPTTDVEQADLILFNTCSVREKAQEKVFSDLGRIKHLKAKGTLIGVGGCVASQEGAAIIERAPYVDVVFGPQTLHRLPQMLAQRQQELRPQVDISFPEIEKFDNLPPARVEGASAFVSIMEGCSKYCSYCVVPYTRGEEVSRPFEDVLEEVAGLADQGVKEVTLLGQNVNAYRGRMGGTDEIADFALLLEYVAEIPGIQRIRYTTSHPNEFSQRLIDAYGKIPQLVNHVHLPVQHGSDRILSAMKRGYTALQFKSIVRRLRAVRPDIRIASDFIVGFPGETDEDHAKTMQLVRDVGFDASFSFIFSPRPGTPAANLQDDTPHEVKVRRLQELQAEIEATALRYNQALVGQTVPVLVSGHARRDATELMGRTECNRIVNFKGHERLMHQLIPLQITEAFAHSLRAEVPLTETSSV is encoded by the coding sequence ATGACGAAAAAAGTCTTCATCAAGACCTTTGGCTGCCAGATGAACGAGTACGACTCGGACAAGATGGCGGATGTGCTGCGCGCCGCCGAAGGCTACGAACCCACCACCGATGTGGAGCAGGCCGACCTGATCCTGTTCAACACCTGCTCGGTGCGGGAAAAGGCGCAGGAGAAAGTGTTTTCCGACCTCGGCCGCATCAAGCATTTGAAGGCCAAAGGCACGCTGATCGGCGTGGGCGGTTGTGTGGCCAGCCAGGAGGGCGCCGCCATCATCGAACGCGCGCCCTATGTGGATGTGGTGTTCGGGCCGCAGACGCTGCACCGCCTGCCGCAGATGCTGGCCCAGCGCCAGCAAGAGCTGCGCCCGCAGGTGGACATCAGCTTCCCCGAGATCGAGAAGTTCGACAACCTGCCGCCGGCCCGGGTGGAAGGCGCCAGCGCGTTTGTGTCGATCATGGAAGGCTGCTCCAAATACTGCTCCTACTGTGTGGTGCCCTACACCCGCGGCGAGGAGGTGAGCCGCCCCTTCGAGGACGTGCTGGAAGAAGTGGCCGGGCTGGCGGACCAGGGCGTGAAGGAAGTGACGCTGCTGGGCCAGAACGTGAACGCCTATCGTGGCCGCATGGGCGGCACCGACGAGATCGCCGACTTTGCGCTGCTGCTGGAGTATGTGGCGGAGATCCCGGGCATCCAGCGCATCCGCTACACCACCAGCCATCCGAATGAATTCAGCCAGCGGCTGATCGATGCCTACGGCAAGATCCCGCAGCTGGTGAACCATGTGCATCTGCCGGTGCAGCATGGCAGCGACCGCATCCTGAGCGCCATGAAGCGCGGCTACACCGCCCTGCAGTTCAAGAGCATCGTGCGCCGGCTGCGCGCCGTGCGTCCGGACATCCGCATCGCCAGCGACTTCATCGTGGGTTTCCCCGGCGAAACGGATGAGGACCATGCCAAGACGATGCAACTGGTGCGGGACGTCGGTTTCGATGCGTCCTTCAGCTTCATCTTCAGCCCGCGGCCCGGCACGCCGGCCGCCAATCTGCAGGACGACACGCCGCATGAGGTGAAGGTGCGCCGCCTGCAGGAGCTGCAAGCCGAAATCGAGGCCACGGCGCTGCGTTACAACCAGGCGCTGGTGGGGCAAACCGTGCCGGTGCTGGTGTCCGGCCACGCCCGGCGCGACGCCACCGAGCTGATGGGCCGCACCGAATGCAATCGCATCGTGAATTTCAAGGGCCATGAGCGGCTGATGCACCAGCTGATCCCGCTGCAAATCACCGAGGCCTTTGCCCACTCCTTGCGGGCGGAAGTTCCGCTGACGGAAACCTCCTCCGTCTGA
- a CDS encoding efflux RND transporter periplasmic adaptor subunit yields the protein MRTDAPTTSRLPLAAALAAAVAVLIVACGLWARQSSAQQLQASADERGQPSVNVITPKPMTAGTLELPARIEAWSRAPIYARVSGYLKRWNADIGAPVKAGQLLAEIETPDLDQQLAQARAELTTARSNASLAASTAKRWQSLLESDSVSKQEVDERSGDLAAKQSTANALQANVDRIQALKQFTRLTAPFDGIITARNTDVGALINVGGTPGSELFVVSDVRKLRVYVNVPQRQVTLVTPGARAQLMVPERPGQSFSATVESLSRSINTGTGAMLVQLVVDNTKGELLPGGFATVRFAGDAQAAVSSTAPSVSLPPGAVIINKAGVQVATVDAQNRVQLRKVTMARDLGNVIEISAGLSAQDRVIENPPDGISNGDTVRVNAEAAVPAAKGRT from the coding sequence ATGCGAACTGACGCCCCCACTACTTCCCGGCTGCCCCTGGCCGCTGCCCTTGCTGCCGCCGTGGCGGTGCTGATCGTTGCTTGCGGGCTGTGGGCGCGCCAGTCCAGCGCGCAACAGCTGCAAGCCAGTGCCGACGAACGCGGCCAGCCCAGCGTCAACGTCATCACGCCCAAGCCGATGACGGCGGGCACGCTGGAACTGCCGGCCCGTATTGAAGCCTGGTCCCGGGCGCCGATCTATGCCCGGGTCAGCGGCTACCTCAAGCGCTGGAATGCGGACATCGGCGCGCCGGTCAAGGCCGGCCAACTGCTCGCGGAAATCGAGACACCGGATCTGGACCAGCAACTGGCGCAGGCACGGGCCGAGCTCACCACGGCGCGCAGCAACGCGTCCCTGGCGGCCAGTACGGCCAAGCGGTGGCAGTCGCTGCTGGAATCGGACTCCGTCTCGAAACAGGAAGTGGATGAGCGCAGCGGTGACCTTGCCGCCAAACAATCCACCGCCAATGCGCTCCAGGCCAATGTGGACCGCATTCAGGCGCTCAAGCAGTTCACTCGTCTCACGGCCCCCTTCGACGGCATCATCACCGCGCGCAACACCGACGTGGGGGCGCTGATCAACGTGGGCGGCACGCCCGGCAGCGAGCTGTTTGTGGTGTCGGACGTGCGCAAGTTGCGGGTCTACGTGAATGTCCCGCAGCGCCAGGTGACCCTGGTCACACCCGGCGCGCGCGCCCAGCTCATGGTGCCGGAACGGCCGGGGCAGAGCTTCAGCGCGACGGTGGAGTCCTTGTCCCGGTCGATCAACACCGGCACGGGCGCCATGCTGGTGCAACTGGTGGTCGACAACACAAAGGGCGAGCTGCTGCCCGGCGGATTTGCCACGGTGCGCTTCGCGGGTGATGCGCAGGCGGCAGTGTCCAGCACCGCCCCCAGCGTCAGCCTGCCGCCGGGCGCAGTCATCATCAACAAGGCCGGCGTTCAGGTCGCCACGGTCGATGCGCAGAACCGGGTGCAATTGCGCAAGGTGACCATGGCCCGTGACCTGGGCAACGTCATTGAAATCAGTGCGGGCCTGAGCGCGCAGGACCGCGTCATCGAGAACCCGCCGGATGGCATCTCCAATGGCGACACGGTGCGGGTGAACGCCGAGGCAGCGGTGCCTGCCGCCAAGGGGCGCACGTGA
- a CDS encoding antibiotic biosynthesis monooxygenase: protein MNPTLPDADGHGTDDRQPSLRTAALPQVAARALPRPDMITAVIRQRVRADHRPAYEAWLREVIPIAGRFPGHRGVQIVPPGPGALDYTITIHFDTLAHAEDWFGSEARQALLQQVQPLLDAPEEVKTVTGLEFWFESPASVPPPRRLKQALATLSVIFPLTSLLGGWLAPQFHEWLPSPWGRLAGNLSVATITVGLMTYVIMPRYTRLISRWLST from the coding sequence ATGAACCCGACTCTCCCTGACGCCGACGGCCACGGCACGGACGACCGCCAGCCGTCGCTGCGGACGGCCGCGCTGCCGCAAGTGGCCGCCCGCGCCTTGCCGCGCCCGGACATGATCACTGCCGTCATTCGCCAGCGGGTGCGCGCCGACCACCGCCCCGCCTACGAGGCCTGGCTGCGTGAAGTCATCCCGATTGCGGGCCGCTTTCCGGGCCATCGTGGTGTGCAGATCGTGCCGCCCGGGCCTGGTGCGCTGGACTACACCATCACCATCCACTTCGACACCCTGGCCCATGCCGAGGACTGGTTCGGCTCCGAAGCGCGGCAAGCCTTGCTGCAGCAGGTGCAACCGCTGCTGGACGCGCCGGAGGAAGTGAAAACGGTGACCGGCCTCGAATTCTGGTTTGAGTCACCCGCGTCGGTGCCGCCCCCACGCCGACTCAAGCAGGCGCTGGCGACCCTGTCGGTCATCTTTCCGCTCACGTCCCTGCTGGGCGGGTGGCTGGCGCCCCAGTTCCATGAATGGCTGCCCAGCCCCTGGGGGCGCTTGGCCGGCAACCTGTCGGTGGCCACCATCACGGTGGGCTTGATGACCTACGTGATCATGCCGCGCTACACCCGGCTGATTAGCCGCTGGTTGTCGACCTAG
- a CDS encoding efflux transporter outer membrane subunit, with protein MRPRRITAALLPALPALPVLAALTALVVGAGLTGCAQAPQVDMPALPQATAFKEAQSPWVVAGSEAPLAWDGWWKVYGDAELDGLQQRLIDNSPDLAAALARYDQARAATETLRAAQSPTFNSSLNVQRDRQSELRPLRVLGPNSPDWYNSATLGLDASYELDLWGRVRQQVAAGVAAEQAARADLAAARLQLQAQLADSLVALRGLDRDDALLKEAEEAYARALDLIQRRHRAGIASGLDLARAQGQLEAAHSQRRQSQAQRAVLEHAIAALVGANASTFSMEPKVMDLGIPVIPTGVPSTLLQRRPDIAAAQRRVEAATATLGVARTAYYPSFTLSAQGGFQTSDLGRFVEAPNLFWALGPTLAFNFFDGGRRKAEEARATAALDETTQRYRSTALTAFQQVEDQLALLDRYGQALENERANVAASDRSLALATNRYKAGAANYLEVVTSQTAGLTAKRSANDLATRQQRASIQLIRALGGGWEMVESNSHTSSSASLSQPRNSSN; from the coding sequence GTGAGGCCGCGCCGCATCACTGCAGCCTTGCTGCCCGCGTTGCCCGCGTTGCCCGTGTTGGCGGCACTGACGGCGCTGGTCGTCGGGGCTGGTCTCACCGGCTGCGCGCAGGCGCCCCAGGTGGATATGCCGGCATTGCCGCAGGCGACGGCCTTCAAGGAAGCCCAGTCCCCCTGGGTGGTCGCGGGCTCCGAAGCACCGCTGGCCTGGGACGGATGGTGGAAGGTGTATGGGGACGCCGAACTGGATGGGCTGCAGCAACGGCTGATCGACAACAGCCCGGACCTGGCGGCGGCACTGGCGCGTTATGACCAGGCGAGGGCCGCCACGGAAACATTGCGCGCTGCGCAATCACCGACGTTCAACAGCTCGCTGAATGTCCAGCGGGACCGCCAGTCCGAATTGCGTCCATTGCGGGTGCTGGGCCCCAACTCTCCGGATTGGTACAACAGCGCGACGCTGGGCCTGGATGCCAGCTATGAGCTGGATCTGTGGGGGCGGGTGCGTCAGCAGGTCGCGGCGGGTGTCGCGGCCGAACAGGCGGCTCGTGCCGACCTGGCGGCTGCGCGGCTGCAACTGCAGGCGCAATTGGCGGACAGCCTTGTGGCGCTGCGCGGCCTGGACCGCGACGATGCGCTGCTCAAGGAAGCCGAGGAGGCCTATGCGAGGGCGCTGGACCTCATCCAGCGACGGCATCGGGCCGGTATTGCTTCGGGCCTGGACCTGGCGCGTGCGCAGGGGCAACTGGAAGCCGCGCATTCCCAGCGCCGCCAGTCTCAGGCGCAGCGGGCGGTGCTGGAGCACGCCATTGCCGCGCTGGTGGGGGCCAATGCGTCGACCTTCTCGATGGAACCGAAGGTGATGGACCTGGGCATTCCGGTGATTCCGACGGGGGTGCCCTCCACGTTGCTGCAACGTCGCCCGGACATTGCGGCGGCGCAGCGGCGGGTGGAGGCCGCAACGGCCACCCTGGGTGTGGCGCGCACGGCGTATTACCCGTCTTTCACCCTGAGTGCCCAGGGCGGATTCCAGACCAGCGACCTGGGCCGGTTTGTGGAGGCGCCCAACCTGTTCTGGGCACTGGGCCCGACCTTGGCCTTCAACTTCTTTGATGGAGGCCGGCGCAAGGCGGAGGAGGCGCGTGCCACGGCGGCATTGGATGAGACCACGCAGCGATATCGGAGCACGGCGCTGACAGCCTTCCAGCAAGTGGAAGACCAATTGGCGCTGCTGGACCGCTATGGTCAGGCATTGGAGAACGAACGCGCGAATGTGGCGGCGTCGGACCGATCCCTGGCGCTGGCCACCAACCGCTACAAGGCGGGGGCGGCGAATTATCTGGAAGTGGTGACGTCGCAAACCGCGGGGTTGACTGCCAAGCGCAGCGCGAATGACTTGGCAACCCGCCAGCAGCGCGCCTCGATTCAATTGATTCGCGCATTGGGTGGTGGCTGGGAAATGGTGGAATCCAATTCGCACACGTCCTCCAGTGCTTCGCTGAGTCAGCCCCGGAATTCTTCAAATTAG
- the hemA gene encoding glutamyl-tRNA reductase gives MTVFALGLNHQSAPLDLRGRFAFTLEQLAPTLQRFTDQLGQGASAAARRAANLPEAALLSTCNRTELYVAGHADMVRPAVDWLAGVGGVGSSTLLDHAYVAEDGKAARHAFRVASGLDSMVLGEPQILGQLKQAVREADQAGTLGTTLHQLFQRSFAVAKEVRSSTEIGSHSISMAAASVRLASQLFENLSDIRVLLVGAGEMIELVGTHFAAKGPKGLAVANRTLERGQKLAQHLSGEAVRLVDLPQRLHEFDAVISCTASSLPLIGLGAVERALKRRKHRPMFMVDLAVPRDIEPEVAQLDDIYLYTVDDLSQLVQTAGEKRQAAVQQAEAIIENGVQSFVHWLGQRHTVPLIQALHQQADAWRQTEIQRARKLLAKGEDIDTVLEALSKGLTQKMLHGAMAELNGSDGEQRLVMAQTVSRLFLRNTALDVAASGVSAASAVSGVSARASAGFTAGHSSNASAAGASHES, from the coding sequence ATGACGGTCTTCGCTCTTGGCTTGAACCATCAGTCCGCGCCGTTGGACCTGCGCGGGCGGTTTGCGTTCACCCTGGAGCAACTGGCCCCCACGCTGCAGCGCTTCACCGATCAACTCGGTCAGGGCGCGTCTGCGGCGGCCCGCCGGGCCGCCAATCTCCCCGAGGCCGCCCTGCTCTCCACCTGCAACCGCACCGAGCTGTATGTGGCCGGCCATGCAGACATGGTCCGCCCGGCGGTGGACTGGCTGGCGGGGGTGGGCGGCGTCGGCAGCTCCACCTTGTTGGACCACGCCTATGTGGCGGAAGACGGCAAAGCTGCCCGCCACGCCTTCCGCGTGGCCAGCGGTCTGGATTCCATGGTGTTGGGCGAACCTCAAATCCTCGGCCAGCTCAAACAAGCTGTGCGCGAGGCGGATCAGGCAGGCACCCTCGGCACCACACTGCATCAACTGTTCCAGCGCAGTTTCGCGGTGGCCAAGGAAGTCCGCAGCTCCACCGAGATCGGCAGCCACTCCATCAGCATGGCAGCGGCGTCGGTCCGGCTGGCCTCGCAGCTGTTTGAAAACCTGTCGGACATCCGCGTGCTGCTGGTCGGCGCCGGTGAAATGATCGAACTGGTTGGCACCCACTTCGCAGCCAAGGGCCCCAAAGGGCTGGCCGTGGCCAACCGCACGCTGGAACGGGGCCAGAAACTGGCCCAACACCTCAGCGGGGAAGCGGTGCGCTTGGTGGACCTGCCGCAGCGCCTGCATGAATTCGACGCGGTGATCTCCTGTACCGCCTCCAGCCTCCCGCTGATCGGCCTGGGCGCCGTGGAGCGGGCGCTCAAGCGCCGTAAACATCGGCCCATGTTCATGGTGGATCTGGCCGTCCCGCGGGACATCGAGCCTGAAGTCGCGCAGCTGGACGACATCTATCTCTACACCGTGGATGACCTCTCCCAACTGGTGCAAACCGCTGGCGAGAAGCGTCAGGCGGCGGTGCAGCAGGCGGAAGCCATCATCGAAAATGGCGTGCAGAGTTTTGTGCACTGGCTGGGCCAACGTCACACCGTCCCGCTGATCCAGGCCCTGCATCAGCAGGCGGACGCCTGGCGCCAGACCGAAATCCAACGCGCTCGCAAGTTGCTGGCCAAGGGCGAGGACATCGACACCGTGCTGGAAGCCCTCTCCAAGGGACTCACCCAGAAGATGCTGCACGGTGCCATGGCCGAGCTGAATGGCAGCGATGGCGAACAGCGGCTGGTGATGGCACAAACCGTCTCCCGGCTGTTCCTGCGCAATACCGCGCTGGATGTCGCTGCGTCCGGTGTATCCGCTGCGTCCGCTGTGTCCGGTGTATCCGCAAGGGCCTCGGCGGGCTTCACCGCCGGCCATTCATCCAACGCCTCTGCGGCAGGCGCGTCTCACGAGTCTTAG
- a CDS encoding pectate lyase family protein: protein MKAMQPRHRLALIAIACGAMAPAAFAADWPSGFSKCADEGGTCKLGSTSTTRQVSFGLKDKWVLKTFTGTSIACTSANFGNADPNSGKAEKCAVGPETTAPAPSPAPAPSPAPAPSPAPAPSPAPAPAPAPSGASGGFAGTVTGGGSKTPVTVTTAAAMQAAIDSYSGTGGLVINYSGTFDFNTIPDPCTQWKKAAGAIVEIKNKSDITIQGVDGSAANFGLAIKAAASNIIIRNMTIGLLPGSIDAIGIEGQSGKYPGYIWVDHNTLFSSLAECSGAGDLEFDGLVDNKAGAHHLTYSYNYIHDHHKVGLIGSSDSDASDRYITFHHNYYYNVGSRVPLQRGGYTHIYNNLFSNIVTSGANIRMGGYSLIEANYFENSQNPVTSRDSSAIGYWELRNNNIKSKADFATYGIKWVASDSSPTRDATDWVSTATFPVGIPYSYTPHDAACVKAKLPSVAGAGKSLATLSCN, encoded by the coding sequence ATGAAAGCAATGCAACCGCGCCACCGTCTGGCGCTGATCGCCATCGCCTGTGGCGCCATGGCCCCTGCTGCCTTTGCGGCGGACTGGCCGTCTGGTTTCTCCAAGTGCGCTGATGAAGGCGGCACCTGCAAGCTCGGCTCTACCAGCACCACGCGTCAGGTGTCGTTTGGCCTGAAGGACAAGTGGGTGTTGAAGACCTTCACCGGCACTTCCATTGCCTGTACCAGTGCCAATTTTGGCAATGCGGATCCCAACAGCGGCAAGGCTGAAAAATGCGCTGTGGGTCCTGAGACCACTGCTCCTGCACCTTCTCCGGCTCCGGCACCGTCCCCGGCCCCCGCTCCTTCCCCGGCTCCGGCTCCGTCGCCTGCTCCCGCTCCGGCTCCGGCCCCTTCGGGCGCCAGCGGCGGCTTTGCCGGCACCGTGACCGGTGGTGGCAGCAAGACGCCTGTGACCGTGACGACCGCAGCCGCCATGCAGGCGGCCATCGACAGCTACAGCGGTACCGGTGGTCTGGTGATCAACTACAGCGGTACCTTCGATTTCAACACCATCCCCGACCCCTGCACCCAGTGGAAGAAGGCGGCTGGCGCGATTGTTGAAATCAAGAACAAGAGCGACATCACCATCCAGGGCGTGGACGGTTCTGCGGCCAACTTTGGCCTCGCGATCAAGGCGGCGGCCAGCAACATCATCATCCGCAACATGACCATCGGCCTGCTGCCGGGTTCCATCGATGCCATCGGCATCGAAGGCCAAAGCGGCAAGTATCCGGGCTACATCTGGGTGGACCACAACACCTTGTTCAGCTCGCTGGCCGAATGCTCCGGTGCGGGTGACCTCGAGTTTGACGGCCTGGTGGACAACAAGGCCGGTGCACACCACCTGACCTACAGCTACAACTACATCCACGACCACCACAAGGTCGGCCTCATCGGCTCCAGCGACAGTGATGCCAGCGACCGCTACATCACCTTCCACCACAACTACTACTACAACGTCGGGTCGCGCGTGCCGCTGCAACGTGGCGGCTACACCCACATCTACAACAACCTGTTCTCCAACATCGTCACCTCCGGCGCCAACATCCGCATGGGTGGTTATTCTCTGATCGAGGCCAACTACTTCGAGAACTCGCAGAACCCGGTCACCTCGCGTGACAGCTCGGCCATCGGTTATTGGGAACTGCGCAACAACAACATCAAGTCCAAGGCCGACTTTGCCACCTACGGCATCAAGTGGGTGGCCAGCGATTCGTCGCCCACCCGCGACGCCACGGACTGGGTCAGCACCGCCACCTTCCCGGTGGGCATTCCCTACAGCTACACCCCGCATGATGCCGCTTGTGTGAAAGCCAAGCTGCCCAGCGTGGCGGGCGCCGGCAAGTCGCTGGCGACCTTGAGCTGCAACTGA
- a CDS encoding efflux RND transporter permease subunit, translated as MMGAVRVALRRPYTFLVLALLLLIIGPLAALRTPTDIFPEIKVPVIAVAWQYTGLPADQMAGRISTLFQRTLTTTVNDIEHIEANSYPGVSVVKIFFQPGVNVAVANAQVTAVSQVVTRQMPAGITPPLILNYNAATVPILQLALSGKGLSEQQLFDLGFNTIRTPLVTVPGAAIPLPYGGKQRQVQIDVNPAALQARGLSAQDVATALATQNVLTPIGTQKIGELEYTLQLNSAPSAIEELGQIPVKVVNGSTIYMRDVADVHDGNAPQTNIVHVDGGRSVLMSVLKNGAASTLAIVDGIRSKLGDLKSSLPEALEVKPINDQSIFVRAAVKGVAIEGAIAAALTSAMILLFLGSWRSTIIIAVSIPLSILGSIIALAAVGETLNLMTLGGLALAVGILVDDATVTIENINWHLEHGKDVETSIMDGARQIVTPAFVSLLCICIVFIPMFFLEGVSRFLFVPMAEAVIFAMVCSFILSRTLVPTMAKYLLKPHAPLTDGHGHLAAAPSLNPLVRFQRNFEARFERVREGYHGLLVVALQRHRIFLIGFVVVVLASFALVPFIGSNFFPQVDSGQILMHARVPVGTRVEETAARFARIEDAIRRVIPSDQIETLVDNIGLPPSSINLTYNNTGVMGSQDGDVQIALKEGHAPTADYVRRLREVLPREFPDTTFSFPPADIVSQILNFGSPAPIDVQIRGRDVEGNFAYAQQLLKRIKAIPGVADARIQQSNKAPTFNVNVDRTQAQLLGLSTRDVANSLVVNLAGSSQVAPTYWLNPANGVSYAIVMQTPQHQLDSLAALGNLPVGNGSAAATTTLGGLAELQRTTSSALVSQYDVQTMVQIHATTQDRDLGAVARDIRKVLADSAADVPKGSNVQLLGQVRTMDRAFSGLLFGLLGAVVLIYLLIVVNFQSWLDPAVIVSALPAALAGIVWMLFATHTTLSVPALTGAIMCMGVATANSVLVISFARERLDELGDATAAALEAGFVRFRPVLMTALAMVIGMLPMALGLGEGGEQNAPLGRAVIGGLVLATFATLVFVPVVFSLVHRHHRPKTSDPSAEAAAMLPAGDASHAN; from the coding sequence CTGATGGGTGCCGTTCGCGTCGCATTGAGGCGCCCTTACACCTTCCTGGTATTGGCCCTGCTGCTGCTGATCATCGGCCCGTTGGCGGCCCTGCGCACACCCACCGACATCTTTCCGGAGATCAAGGTGCCGGTGATTGCGGTGGCCTGGCAATACACCGGTCTGCCGGCGGACCAGATGGCGGGGCGCATTTCGACGCTGTTTCAGCGCACGCTCACCACCACGGTCAATGACATCGAGCACATCGAGGCGAACAGCTACCCTGGGGTGAGCGTTGTCAAGATCTTCTTCCAGCCCGGGGTCAATGTGGCGGTAGCCAATGCGCAGGTCACGGCCGTGTCGCAGGTGGTCACCCGGCAGATGCCGGCGGGTATCACGCCGCCGCTCATCCTGAACTACAACGCGGCCACGGTGCCCATCCTGCAACTGGCGCTGTCGGGCAAGGGCTTGTCCGAGCAGCAGTTGTTTGACCTGGGTTTCAACACCATCCGCACGCCGCTGGTGACGGTGCCCGGCGCGGCGATTCCGCTGCCTTATGGCGGCAAGCAGCGCCAGGTGCAGATCGACGTCAACCCTGCGGCGCTGCAGGCGCGGGGCCTGTCTGCGCAGGACGTGGCCACGGCCTTGGCCACACAGAATGTGCTGACGCCCATCGGCACGCAAAAGATCGGTGAGCTGGAATACACCCTGCAGCTCAACAGTGCACCGTCCGCCATCGAGGAACTGGGCCAGATCCCGGTGAAGGTCGTGAATGGCAGCACCATCTATATGCGCGATGTGGCGGACGTCCATGACGGCAATGCGCCCCAGACCAACATCGTGCATGTGGATGGCGGCCGGTCGGTGCTGATGTCGGTGCTCAAGAACGGGGCGGCCTCCACACTGGCGATCGTGGACGGCATCCGGTCCAAGCTGGGGGACCTCAAGTCCTCGCTGCCGGAGGCGCTGGAGGTCAAGCCGATCAACGACCAATCCATCTTCGTGCGGGCGGCGGTCAAGGGGGTGGCCATTGAAGGCGCCATTGCGGCGGCGCTCACCAGCGCCATGATCCTGCTGTTCCTGGGGAGCTGGCGGTCCACCATCATCATTGCGGTGTCGATTCCGCTGTCCATCCTCGGCTCCATCATTGCCCTCGCAGCGGTGGGAGAGACCCTCAACCTGATGACGCTGGGCGGCCTGGCGCTGGCGGTGGGCATCCTGGTGGACGACGCCACGGTGACCATCGAGAACATCAACTGGCACCTGGAGCACGGCAAGGATGTGGAGACGTCCATCATGGACGGGGCCCGGCAGATCGTCACACCGGCGTTTGTGTCGCTGCTGTGCATCTGCATCGTCTTCATCCCGATGTTCTTCCTGGAAGGCGTGTCGCGCTTCCTGTTCGTGCCCATGGCCGAAGCCGTGATCTTCGCCATGGTGTGCTCCTTCATCCTGTCGCGCACGCTGGTGCCGACCATGGCCAAGTACCTGCTCAAGCCGCATGCGCCGCTGACGGATGGCCATGGCCACCTGGCGGCGGCACCGTCGCTGAATCCGCTGGTGCGTTTCCAACGCAACTTCGAGGCGCGTTTCGAGCGGGTGCGTGAGGGCTACCACGGGCTGCTGGTGGTGGCGCTCCAACGTCACCGCATCTTCCTGATTGGTTTTGTCGTGGTGGTGCTGGCCTCCTTCGCGCTGGTGCCCTTCATCGGCAGCAACTTCTTCCCGCAGGTCGATTCCGGCCAGATCCTGATGCATGCCCGGGTGCCGGTGGGAACACGGGTGGAGGAAACGGCTGCGCGTTTCGCCAGGATCGAAGACGCCATCCGCCGGGTCATTCCTTCCGACCAGATCGAAACCCTGGTGGACAACATCGGCCTGCCGCCGTCCAGCATCAACCTCACCTACAACAACACCGGTGTGATGGGCTCGCAGGATGGTGACGTGCAGATTGCGCTGAAGGAGGGCCATGCGCCCACGGCGGACTATGTACGCCGGCTGCGCGAGGTGCTGCCACGGGAATTTCCGGACACCACCTTCTCCTTCCCGCCAGCGGACATCGTCAGCCAGATCCTGAACTTCGGCTCGCCGGCGCCGATTGACGTGCAGATCCGTGGCCGTGATGTGGAAGGCAACTTTGCCTATGCGCAGCAACTGCTCAAGCGCATCAAGGCGATTCCTGGTGTGGCCGATGCCCGCATCCAGCAATCCAACAAGGCGCCGACCTTCAATGTCAATGTGGACCGCACCCAGGCCCAACTGCTGGGCCTGAGCACCCGTGATGTGGCCAACAGCCTGGTGGTGAACCTGGCCGGCAGCAGCCAGGTGGCGCCGACCTACTGGCTCAATCCGGCCAATGGCGTCAGCTACGCCATCGTCATGCAGACACCGCAGCATCAGCTGGACTCGCTGGCGGCCCTGGGCAACCTGCCGGTGGGCAATGGCAGTGCGGCGGCCACGACCACGCTGGGCGGCCTGGCCGAGCTGCAACGCACCACCAGCAGTGCGCTGGTCAGCCAATACGACGTGCAGACCATGGTGCAGATCCACGCCACAACGCAGGACCGCGACCTGGGCGCCGTGGCCCGCGACATCCGCAAGGTGCTGGCGGACAGCGCGGCTGACGTGCCCAAGGGGTCGAATGTGCAGTTGCTGGGCCAGGTCCGCACCATGGACCGGGCCTTCTCCGGCCTGCTCTTTGGCCTGCTGGGTGCGGTGGTGCTGATCTACCTGCTCATCGTGGTGAACTTCCAGTCCTGGCTGGACCCGGCGGTCATCGTCTCCGCGCTGCCGGCGGCGTTGGCCGGCATTGTGTGGATGCTCTTTGCCACCCACACCACCTTGTCGGTGCCGGCGCTTACCGGGGCCATCATGTGCATGGGCGTGGCCACCGCCAACAGCGTGCTGGTCATCAGCTTTGCACGAGAACGGCTGGACGAACTGGGCGACGCCACGGCGGCGGCGCTGGAGGCGGGTTTCGTGCGCTTCCGTCCGGTGCTGATGACGGCCCTGGCCATGGTGATCGGCATGCTGCCGATGGCGCTGGGCCTGGGTGAGGGCGGTGAACAGAACGCTCCGCTGGGCCGCGCGGTCATCGGCGGCCTCGTGTTGGCCACCTTTGCCACGCTGGTGTTTGTGCCGGTGGTGTTCAGCCTGGTGCATCGCCACCACCGTCCCAAGACTTCCGACCCGTCCGCCGAAGCCGCCGCGATGCTGCCGGCAGGAGATGCTTCCCATGCGAACTGA